The proteins below come from a single Aegilops tauschii subsp. strangulata cultivar AL8/78 chromosome 6, Aet v6.0, whole genome shotgun sequence genomic window:
- the LOC109742334 gene encoding uncharacterized protein yields MACACAVAAPSRATVSGPGAAPPPGRGSRVSCRRSARRRAGGRARVSRDTNGAEAEPGSKGPIPQDDSGYLLTLGLGSVGGAAAVKYGSVLLPDITRPNIVEALLMVSLPMAVAALILLKLSSTSTQD; encoded by the exons ATGGCGTGTGCGTGCGCGGTGGCCGCGCCATCCCGGGCCACCGTCTCCGGCCCCGGCGCAGCCCCGCCGCCGGGGCGCGGCTCCCGCGTGAGCTGCCGGCGCTCGGCGAGGAGACGCGCCGGCGGTCGCGCTCGCGTGTCCCGCGACACCAACGGCGCCGAGGCGGAGCCGGGCAGCAAGGGTCCAATCCCGCAG GATGACTCCGGCTACCTCCTGACGCTGGGGCTCGGGTccgtcggcggcgcggcggccgtGAAGTACGGCAGCGTGCTGCTCCCCGACATCACGCGGCCCAACATCGTGGAGGCGCTGCTCATGGTGTCCCTGCCCATGGCGGTCGCCGCCCTCATCTTGCTCAAGCTCAGCTCGACGTCCACACAGGACTAG